In a single window of the Zea mays cultivar B73 chromosome 5, Zm-B73-REFERENCE-NAM-5.0, whole genome shotgun sequence genome:
- the LOC103626429 gene encoding uncharacterized protein — translation MIKPVILTSSTSVTLPHVLYICYPSPERDYNLPRSGRRWRLAVPSAAGASSLASSLSRSLRWKRRLPGLPSLTLRSGSAAAVVDAVAFRVMYVVEAVVLGLALSCFFLCAMGGSCMFRLCIANTEEDWRPGTEQYKFIDRSSPGVEQIMPLACSYECTEAGNGAVQVHRSIETCVDRYTV, via the coding sequence ATGATTAAACCAGTGATACTCACGTCGTCTACATCTGTTACTCTTCCCCACGTCCTCTACATCTGTTACCCTTCCCCGGAGCGGGATTACAACCTGCCCCGGAGCGGCCGGCGCTGGAGGCTGGCCGTCCCGTCCGCCGCCGGCGCGTCCAGTCTCGCCTCGTCGCTCTCGCGCTCCCTCAGGTGGAAGCGCCGGCTCCCGGGTCTCCCCTCCCTCACCCTGCGCAGCGGCTCCGCGGCCGCCGTGGTCGACGCTGTCGCGTTCCGCGTCATGTACGTCGTCGAGGCCGTCGTGCTGGGCCTCGCGCTCTCCTGCTTCTTCCTCTGCGCTATGGGTGGTTCTTGCATGTTTAGGCTCTGCATAGCAAACACGGAGGAGGACTGGAGGCCGGGAACGGAGCAGTACAAGTTCATCGATCGAAGCAGCCCTGGTGTAGAACAAATCATGCCTTTAGCatgttcatatgaatgcactgaaGCCGGGAACGGAGCAGTACAAGTTCATCGATCGATCGAGACATGTGTTGATAGATACACTGTTTGA
- the LOC100284089 gene encoding arogenate dehydrogenase, producing MASSSCVRLHHLPSTSRRSSAPTNLQFLAASCRWRRRVLVPGAAPPPLRLCATGSPQPPLGSDSNAPLSRGTREEGEEVEEQRQPPPPPRLKIAVVGFGNFGQFLARTLVAQGHTVLAHSRSDHSAAAAAMGARFFPDAHDLCECHPDVVILSTSILSAESVVRSLPLHRLRRDTLFVDVLSVKEFPKRLLLGALPEEMDIICTHPMFGPESAPSGWTGLPFVFDRVRVGDSCPARRARAEAFLGVFAREGCRMVEMSCAEHDAHAAETQFLTHTVGRMLAALELRATPVDTRGYETLLRLVDNTCRDSFDLYNALFMYNDNSTELLHRLDWALGAVKRRLFDGLHGVLRRQLFGVEDGEGPAERTELLAVVPGGGPPDTDDQGGDGRDGDGDGDESGEQKND from the coding sequence ATGGCGTCATCTTCCTGCGTCCGCCTCCATCACCTGCCGTCCACCTCTCGCCGGTCGTCCGCCCCAACCAACCTCCAGTTCCTCGCGGCGAGCTGCCGGTGGCGGCGGCGGGTTCTCGTTCCCGGCGCGGCACCTCCTCCCCTACGCCTCTGCGCCACGGGTTCCCCGCAGCCGCCTCTTGGCAGTGACAGCAACGCTCCGTTGTCCCGCGGAACCCGGGAGGAGGGCGAGGAAGTGGAGGAGCAGCGGCAGCCTCCGCCCCCGCCGCGGCTCAAGATCGCCGTGGTCGGGTTCGGCAACTTCGGGCAGTTCCTGGCGCGCACGCTGGTGGCGCAGGGGCACACGGTCCTGGCGCACTCCCGGTCCGACCACTCCGCCGCGGCGGCAGCCATGGGCGCGCGCTTCTTCCCGGACGCGCACGACCTGTGCGAGTGCCACCCGGACGTAGTGATCCTATCCACCTCGATCCTGTCGGCCGAGTCCGTGGTCCGGTCGCTGCCGCTGCACCGGCTCCGCCGCGACACGCTCTTCGTCGACGTGTTGTCCGTGAAGGAGTTCCCGAAGCGGCTCCTCCTAGGCGCGCTGCCGGAGGAGATGGACATCATCTGCACGCACCCGATGTTCGGGCCGGAGTCGGCGCCCAGCGGCTGGACGGGCCTCCCGTTCGTGTTCGACAGGGTGCGCGTGGGGGACTCGTGCCCGGCGCGCCGCGCCCGCGCCGAGGCGTTCCTCGGCGTGTTCGCGCGGGAAGGGTGCCGGATGGTGGAGATGTCCTGCGCCGAGCACGACGCGCACGCCGCCGAGACGCAGTTCCTGACGCACACCGTCGGGAGGATGCTGGCGGCGCTGGAGCTCCGCGCGACGCCCGTCGACACCAGGGGGTACGAGACGCTGCTCCGGCTGGTGGACAACACGTGCCGCGACAGCTTCGACCTCTACAACGCCCTCTTCATGTACAACGACAACTCCACCGAGCTGCTCCACCGCCTCGACTGGGCCCTGGGCGCCGTCAAGAGGAGGCTCTTCGACGGCCTCCACGGCGTGCTCCGGAGGCAGCTGTTCGGCGTCGAGGACGGGGAGGGCCCGGCGGAGCGCACGGAGCTGCTGGCGGTGGTGCCGGGTGGTGGTCCGCCGGACACCGACGACCAGGGCGGTGACGggcgcgacggcgacggcgacggcgacgagtCGGGAGAGCAGAAGAATGATTGA
- the LOC100281038 gene encoding arogenate dehydrogenase: MLSSSTSTLRLHQPTRPHRRHPPAPALGVATHLASPRRWRGHAPGAGAPLRARPQRIRAVDAAQPFDYESRAAGLLEERQRLKIAIVGFGNFGQFLARTFARQGHTLLAHSRTDHTALATTLGATFFADPHDLCECHPDVVLLATSILSAEAVLRSLPVHRLRRNTLFVDVLSVKEFPKNLLLSSLPPDFDVICTHPMFGPESARDGWDGLPFVFDRVRVGDCPARRARADAFLNIFEREGCRMVEMSCAEHDAHAAETQFLTHTVGRMLAMLELRSTPINTKGYETLLRLVDNTCSDSFDLYNGLFMYNKNSTELLNRLEWAMDSVKKRLFDGLHDVLRKQLFEGSPHAPDVSSSNVRK; this comes from the coding sequence ATGCTGTCGTCTTCCACCTCCACCCTCCGCCTCCACCAACCAACCCGACCCCACCGGCGCCACCCGCCGGCCCCGGCCTTGGGGGTCGCCACCCACCTGGCCTCCCCGCGGCGGTGGCGCGGACACGCCCCGGGGGCGGGGGCGCCCCTCCGCGCGCGGCCCCAGCGCATCCGCGCGGTGGACGCCGCCCAGCCGTTCGACTACGAGTCCCGCGCGGCGGGGCTGCTGGAGGAGCGGCAGCGGCTGAAGATCGCCATCGTCGGGTTCGGCAACTTCGGGCAGTTCCTGGCGCGCACGTTCGCGCGGCAGGGGCACACGCTGCTGGCGCACTCGCGGACGGACCACACGGCGCTGGCGACGACGCTGGGGGCCACCTTCTTCGCGGACCCGCACGACCTGTGCGAGTGCCACCCGGACGTGGTGCTCCTGGCCACCTCCATCCTGTCGGCCGAGGCCGTGCTGCGCTCGCTCCCCGTGCACCGCCTCCGCCGCAACACGCTCTTCGTGGACGTGCTGTCCGTGAAGGAGTTCCCCAAGAACCTGCTGCTCAGCTCCCTGCCCCCCGACTTTGACGTCATCTGCACGCACCCCATGTTCGGGCCGGAGTCGGCGCGCGACGGCTGGGACGGCCTGCCCTTCGTGTTCGACCGGGTCCGCGTCGGGGACTGCCCCGCGCGCCGCGCCCGCGCCGACGCCTTCCTCAACATCTTCGAGCGCGAGGGCTGCCGGATGGTGGAGATGTCCTGCGCCGAGCACGACGCGCACGCCGCCGAGACCCAGTTCCTGACGCACACCGTGGGGCGGATGCTCGCCATGCTGGAGCTGCGCTCCACGCCCATCAACACCAAGGGCTACGAGACGCTGCTCCGCCTCGTGGACAACACCTGCAGCGACAGCTTCGACCTCTACAACGGCCTCTTCATGTACAACAAGAACTCCACCGAGCTGCTCAACCGCCTCGAGTGGGCCATGGACTCCGTCAAGAAGAGGCTCTTCGACGGCCTCCACGACGTGCTTCGGAAGCAGCTCTTCGAGGGGTCCCCGCACGCCCCCGACGTCTCCTCCTCCAACGTCCGCAAGTAG
- the LOC103626427 gene encoding uncharacterized protein has protein sequence MSSSSEDFNGGCGRANNVEVLFPESNMVGSESQSASVPQVASNAGSTGPASALSAAADCKTLAEKAIAALPPELSAQANDPKRKARSQDPGWQFGWWPDTTKKDFVQCVFCKKIVPSGIKRFKQHLAGGFGDTMKCARVPEVVSKEMHTYLRRNMRVVISADGDEGEEEGEQIDVGPLPSSGTKTKQTKKQIAQASMSSFVVAAPIKPNTQKASKSVSAMLCKTPEEVVAERHKNRTSQTTLEHCTKKGTEAKQIVDDHVADFLYENKIPLNVVNSRSWQIMMESIGQYGPGYRGPSYYEARVPWLERAVKRTSTLRAKHEEAWKEYGCSIMSDGWTDIRQRHLINFLANSPAGTYFLGSVDASSEIANANMLADLLEKQIIKVGKEHVVQVITDNGANFKAAGRILMDRIPHLFWTPCAAHCLDLLLEDIGKIKEFNTCINMAKKVSRFLYKHGRLHSLMREKLGGDLVRPGVTRFATSFLTLASMYKHKSKLQGLFVSDEWNGSKFALVKEGEQAENIVLSVSFWQTLENCLRASQPLLIALRIADGDETPAAPEIMAAMDKAKATIQESLKEKPRLLAEVISCFEKRWDTQMEQKLYGAALYLNPGKFFTLRDKDRRQAARLRAMFNDVLWKMISDEDEQTKISKQADDYERSEGECFSKAGAIREREKKSPILWWGAYGGLAYELQSLAKRVISLCCAASGCERNWSDFAAIHTKKRNRLEHQRLNKLVYVSYNRKMENRFQTLRELGSKGKRSNPLVLEEFMWENEWVEENEDDGDNNIWHAVDEALGATQALRGRNLPRIAAAGAGSSSQPQRTYVRTRKRSRNTAAQDIGEEDSDDQEDGVAAAQAEQTQEATGLDEDGAAADAFCLDADLL, from the exons ATGAGCTCGTCATCTGAAG ATTTTAATGGTGGCTGTGGACGTGCTAATAACGTTGAGGTCTTATTCCCTGAGTCAAATATGGTCGGCAGTGAAAGTCAAAGTGCTTCTGTTCCTCAAGTGGCCTCAAATGCAGGTAGCACTGGTCCTGCGTCTGCTTTATCAGCTGCTGCAGATTGTAAAACCCTTGCTGAAAAGGCAATTGCAGCACTCCCTCCTGAGCTTAGTGCACAAGCAAATGACCCCAAGAGAAAGGCAAGGTCACAGGACCCAGGATGGCAGTTTGGGTGGTGGCCAGACACAACAAAGAAGGACTTTGTTCAGTGTGTCTTCTGTAAGAAGATTGTGCCATCTGGAATCAAGAGGTTTAAGCAGCATCTAGCCGGTGGGTTTGGTGACACCATGAAGTGTGCTAGAGTACCAGAAGTGGTTTCAAAGGAGATGCACACCTATCTGAGAAGGAACATGAGGGTTGTGATTTCTGCGGATGGTGATGAAGGTGAAGAGGAAGGGGAGCAGATTGATGTAGGCCCCCTACCAAGTTCTGGGACAAAAACCAAGCAAACAAAAAAGCAAATTGCTCAAGCTTCCATGTCTTCATTTGTTGTAGCAGCTCCTATAAAACCAAATACACAGAAGGCAAGCAAATCAGTGAGTGCCATGCTTTGCAAGACTCCAGAGGAAGTTGTAGCAGAGAGACATAAAAATAGAACTTCTCAGACCACTCTTGAGCATTGCACAAAGAAAGGAACAGAAGCAAAGCAAATTGTTGACGACCATGTAGCTGATTTTCTATATGAGAACAAGATTCCATTGAATGTCGTCAATTCAAGAAGCTGGCAGATTATGATGGAGTCCATTGGTCAGTATGGTCCTGGATATCGTGGCCCATCATACTATGAGGCAAGGGTACCTTGGCTTGAAAGGGCAGTGAAGAGAACATCAACATTGAGAGCTAAGCACGAAGAGGCTTGGAAGGAATATGGTTGCTCAATTATGTCAGATGGGTGGACTGACATACGACAACGGCATTTGATAAACTTCCTTGCCAACAGTCCAGCGGGGACCTACTTCTTAGGTTCTGTCGATGCATCAAGTGAGATAGCAAATGCCAATATGTTGGCAGATCTATTGGAGAAGCAAATAATTAAGGTGGGGAAAGAACATGTGGTCCAAGTGATCACTGACAATGGAGCCAATTTCAAAGCAGCAGGGAGGATCCTTATGGACAGAATTCCCCATCTGTTTTGGACTCCTTGTGCTGCGCATTGCTTGGATTTGTTGTTGGAGGATATTGGCAAGATCAAGGAGTTCAACACTTGCATCAACATGGCCAAGAAGGTTTCGAGGTTCCTGTACAAGCATGGGCGACTTCACAGCCTAATGAGAGAAAAGCTAGGTGGGGACCTTGTTAGGCCAGGTGTGACTCGATTTGCAACATCATTCTTGACTTTGGCAAGCATGTATAAGCATAAGAGTAAATTACAAGGCTTGTTTGTTAGTGATGAATGGAACGGGTCTAAATTTGCCCTAGTTAAAGAAGGTGAACAAGCTGAAAATATTGTCCTTTCAGTATCATTTTGGCAAACTCTTGAAAATTGTCTTCGGGCTTCACAACCACTACTCATTGCTCTAAGGATTGCTGACGGTGATGAGACGCCAGCAGCTCCAGAGATAATGGCAGCTATGGACAAAGCAAAAGCTACCATACAGGAGTCTTTGAAAGAGAAGCCACGATTACTTGCTGAAGTAATCTCATGCTTTGAGAAGAGGTGGGATACTCAGATGGAGCAAAAATTATATGGGGCAGCCCTTTATTTGAATCCAGGTAAATTCTTTACCTTAAGGGATAAAGACAGGAGGCAAGCTGCAAGACTTCGAGCTATGTTCAATGATGTTTTGTGGAAAATGATCAGTGATGAGGATGAGCAAACAAAAATAAGTAAACAAGCAGATGACTATGAAAGATCAGAAGGGGAATGCTTTTCAAAGGCTGGAGCAATAagagaaagagagaaaaaaaGTCCTA TCCTATGGTGGGGTGCATATGGAGGACTGGCATATGAACTACAAAGCTTAGCAAAAAGGGTTATAAGCCTATGTTGTGCAGCTTCAGGTTGTGAGAGAAATTGGTCAGATTTTGCAGCA ATCCATACAAAAAAGAGAAACCGACTAGAACACCAGAGGCTTAATAAATTGGTCTATGTCAGTTACAATAGGAAGATGGAAAATAGGTTTCAAACACTAAGAGAGCTGGGATCCAAAGGAAAAAGAAGCAACCCACTGGTGCTTGAAGAGTTCATGTGGGAAAATGAATGGGTTGAAGAAAATGAAGATGATGGTGACAACAACATATGGCATGCTGTGGATGAGGCTTTAGGAGCAACTCAGGCTCTTCGAGGCAGAAACTTGCCAAGAATAGCTGCTGCAGGTGCCGGTTCGTCTTCTCAGCCTCAACGAACATATGTTAGGACAAGGAAGCGTTCAAGAAATACAGCAGCTCAAGATATTGGAGAGGAGGATAGTGATGATCAAGAAGATGGTGTTGCTGCAGCACAAGCAGAACAAACCCAAGAAGCAACTGGATTGGACGAAGATGGTGCTGCTGCTGATGCATTTTGTTTGGATGCTGATCTGCTCTAG
- the LOC103626428 gene encoding uncharacterized zinc finger CCHC domain-containing protein At4g19190: MEEEVTGSGGGIGRKMAAGEVDLKEKSGTAWSHSYLNQKPWHPLSYPNQRRKWIAEQVHANHARRQEEVQREFAQEQEFFRQTALFSKKDKEKMEVMKAVSFMYVRPPGYNAESAKAAEIEDEKKRSDPGDMGTASASTSSIPDKGPEKAKSGADKKNRPKDVFGRPLATEQEFEVLKNAPRLDTGAPARVKPFGVEVRNVRCLRCGNYGHQSGDRECPLKDAIMPNEESRLKRDDPLTTIMAQTDSSEPLKWELKQKPGMSPPRGGFDPDDPNQQIVAEDIFDEYGGFLGNCDIPALISNFSATKSKKRSKKKSKHKQAKSAIHEDSGRHESSYHLSSDFDNEKRNITSRSKRKKANCSDSSYSDSEIDARKGKSKSKHKHTKKYQLKSSDSEFDVREDTRRRLKRDHMKEKRDESPLPFSKDQGDTEGKRHSRCSREKHNYSYSSSSSERGRRRSREKRHYSYSPSSSERGRHSLRHKEKQYYSDSSSDRSHRHSRRSREKRHDRDSSSPDAIRRSSRSTEKQRRPDTSPRHANGHSKKSSGKQDYTERSRYETSRHSRRSQEKRHYPDSSASDYSDSDQHKKHRHHHRRK; encoded by the exons ATGGAGGAGGAGGTGACGGGGAGCGGCGGGGGAATTGGGCGGAAGATGGCAGCGGGGGAGGTGGATCTTAAGGAGAAATCGGGGACGGCGTGGAGCCACTCGTACCTCAACCAGAAGCCGTGGCACCCGCTCTCGTACCCGAACCAGCGCCGCAAGTGGATCGCCGAGCAGGTCCACGCCAATCACGCGCGCCGCCAGGAGGAGGTGCAGCGGGAGTTCGCACAGGAACAGGAGTTCTTCCGGCAGACCGCACTCTTCTCTAAGAAGGACAAGGAGAAG ATGGAGGTAATGAAAGCTGTGAGTTTTATGTACGTGCGCCCACCGGGATACAATGCAGAGAGTGCAAAAGCTGCTGAAAttgaagatgagaagaagaggtcggATCCAGGTGACATGGGTACTGCATCTGCAAGTACCTCTTCAAT ACCTGACAAGGGACCTGAAAAGGCTAAATCAGGCGCAGATAAGAAAAATAGGCCAAAAGATGTTTTTGGTCGGCCATTGGCAACAGAACAAGAATTTGAAGTTCTCAAGAATGCTCCAAG GTTAGACACAGGTGCTCCTGCAAGGGTCAAACCATTTGGAGTTGAAGTTCGTAATGTTAGATGTTTAAGGTGTGGAAACTATGGTCACCAAAGTGGTGACCGGGAATGTCCCTTGAAGGATGCAATCATGCCTAACGAGGAGAGTCGGTTGAAAAGAGACGATCCACTTACAACTATAATGGCGCAGACGGATTCAAGTGAG CCTCTGAAGTGGGAACTTAAGCAGAAACCAGGCATGAGCCCTCCTCGTGGTGGATTTGACCCAGATGATCCTAATCAGCAGATTGTGGCAGAAGACATCTTTGATGAATATGGAG GTTTTCTGGGCAACTGTGATATCCCAGCTCTCATTTCCAATTTTTCTGCTACCAAATCCAAGAAACGTTCCAAGAAGAAAAGCAAGCACAAGCAGGCTAAGTCTGCTATTCATGAGGACTCTGGTAGACATGAAAGCAGTTACCATCTATCATCGGACTTTGACAATGAGAAGAGAAACATAACATCAAGAAGCAAGAGAAAGAAAGCAAACTGTTCTGATTCATCATATTCTGATTCCGAGATAGATGCTAGAAAAGGCAAGAGCAAGTCAAAGCATAAGCATACGAAGAAATACCAGTTAAAGTCTTCTGATTCAGAATTTGATGTCCGTGAAGATACAAGGCGGCGTCTGAAGAGAGACCACATGAAGGAGAAAAGAGATGAGTCACCATTGCCGTTCTCTAAGGATCAAGGAGACACAGAAGGCAAGAGGCATTCAAGGTGTTCAAGGGAGAAGCACAACTACAGTTATTCATCGAGTTCTTCTGAGAGAGGCaggcggcgttcgagggagaaaCGTCACTACAGTTATTCACCAAGTTCTTCTGAGAGAGGCAGGCATTCTCTACggcacaaggagaaacaatattacAGTGACTCAAGTTCTGATCGGAGCCATCGACACTCGAGAAGATCGAGGGAGAAGAGACATGATAGAGACTCAAGTTCTCCTGATGCCATCAGGCGCTCAAGTAGATCGACGGAGAAACAGCGCCGTCCTGATACAAGCCCACGTCATGCCAACGGGCATTCAAAGAAATCAAGTGGCAAGCAAGACTATACTGAGCGTAGCCGTTACGAAACCAGTAGACATTCAAGGAGATCTCAGGAGAAACGGCACTACCCTGATTCTAGCGCCTCTGATTACTCGGACTCTGATCAGCACAAAAAACATCGCCACCATCATAGGAGAAAATGA
- the LOC100281888 gene encoding selenium-binding protein, producing MATPPAAVCALTAAASTGRHLRQIHAHLVTSGHLSSLGPTLLHRLISLHPPHLQLAYAHRLLLSIPSPPLDLFNLLLPPLASSPDPAAAAGLYIHLRRRGLGPDAHTLPHVLKALARLGPGCLPLVACTHAEAVKTGLARAVVYVPNALMSAYSACGHLHRAMQVFDEMPRWTVVSWNTVLTACADNGRHDRCAGMFVNMLEAGSVPDQTTFVVMLTAAAELGNLALGKWAHGQVLTRRTDMTLQLGTAVVNMYTKCGEVSYASRLFENMAARNVWTWSAMIMGYSQNGMVREALELFDRMKDASVAPNYVTFLGLLCGCSHAGLVNEGRKFFHEMEHVYGIKPMMTHYSAMVDVLGRNGRLQEAFEFVVDMPVEADTVVWRTLLSACQLHSSKDCIGIADKAQKRLLELEPRRSGNHVMVANIYSDIGLWDKAAMARRVMREGGMKKMAGESCVEVGGRIHRFISGDESCPGLGGVYRVLHELNINMRKWEPVDKILLADSDL from the coding sequence ATGGCCACGCCTCCGGCCGCCGTCTGTGCCCTCACCGCTGCCGCATCCACCGGGCGCCACCTCCGGCAGATCCACGCCCACCTCGTCACCTCCGGACACCTCTCTTCCCTCGGACCCACCCTCCTGCACCGGCTCATTTCGCTGCACCCGCCGCATCTCCAACTTGCTTACGCTCACCGCCTTCTCCTCTCCATCCCATCCCCGCCGCTCGACCTCTTCAACCTCCTACTGCCGCCGCTCGCCTCCTCGCCCGATCCCGCCGCCGCGGCCGGACTCTACATCCACCTCCGCCGCCGGGGCCTTGGCCCGGATGCCCACACGCTCCCGCACGTCCTCAAGGCGCTCGCGCGCCTCGGTCCAGGATGCCTCCCGCTCGTCGCCTGCACCCACGCGGAGGCCGTCAAGACCGGCCTTGCGCGCGCCGTGGTGTACGTGCCGAACGCCCTCATGTCTGCGTACTCTGCCTGCGGCCACCTCCATCGCGCCATGCAGGTGTTCGACGAAATGCCGCGTTGGACCGTTGTGTCATGGAACACCGTGCTCACTGCCTGCGCGGACAACGGCCGCCACGACCGGTGCGCCGGGATGTTCGTGAACATGTTAGAGGCTGGGTCTGTGCCCGATCAGACGACGTTCGTGGTCATGCTCACCGCTGCGGCTGAGCTGGGGAACTTGGCGCTTGGCAAGTGGGCGCATGGGCAGGTCCTTACCCGACGTACTGACATGACGCTTCAGCTTGGCACGGCTGTTGTGAATATGTACACCAAGTGCGGCGAGGTGAGTTATGCATCGCGCTTGTTTGAGAATATGGCAGCACGGAACGTCTGGACATGGAGCGCGATGATCATGGGGTATTCACAGAACGGGATGGTACGAGAAGCACTGGAGCTTTTCGACAGGATGAAGGATGCATCAGTTGCGCCCAACTATGTCACATTTCTTGGACTCCTCTGCGGATGCAGCCATGCTGGTCTGGTCAACGAGGGCCGCAAATTCTTCCATGAAATGGAGCATGTCTATGGCATCAAGCCAATGATGACCCACTACAGTGCCATGGTTGATGTCCTGGGACGCAACGGCCGCCTCCAGGAAGCTTTTGAGTTTGTCGTGGACATGCCTGTCGAGGCTGACACGGTCGTTTGGAGGACGTTGCTGAGCGCCTGCCAACTGCACAGCTCCAAGGACTGCATTGGCATCGCTGATAAGGCgcagaagaggttgctggagttgGAGCCCCGCAGAAGTGGGAACCATGTGATGGTCGCGAACATCTACTCTGACATTGGGTTGTGGGACAAGGCAGCCATGGCGAGGAGGGTGATGAGGGAAGGAGGGATGAAGAAGATGGCGGGGGAGAGCTGCGTCGAGGTAGGAGGGCGGATTCACCGATTCATCTCTGGGGATGAATCCTGTCCTGGGTTGGGTGGGGTTTACAGGGTTCTTCATGAGTTGAACATCAACATGAGAAAATGGGAACCTGTGGACAAAATTTTGCTTGCTGATTCTGACCTGTGA